In Helianthus annuus cultivar XRQ/B chromosome 9, HanXRQr2.0-SUNRISE, whole genome shotgun sequence, the following are encoded in one genomic region:
- the LOC118481645 gene encoding uncharacterized protein LOC118481645: MSFPLCWAEVGESQITGPELVVDTKEKIALIRQRMAAARGRQKSYADKRRKPLEFHVEDRVLLKGSPRKGVVRFGKRGKLNPRYVGPFKITERIGKVANKLNMPDELNVVHNVFHVLNLKKCLSYETLIVPFKELTTDDQLHFIEEPVKIIDKEIKTLKHNKILIVRIHWNSRRGPEFTWEREDQMMPNYP, encoded by the coding sequence aTGTCGTTTCCcttgtgttgggcggaagttggcgaAAGCCAAATTACCGGCCCGGAACTCGTAGTCGACACAAAGGAAAAGATTGCCctgatcagacaacgcatggcagcGGCTCGAggccgtcagaaaagctacgccgataagcgtaggaaacccttaGAATTCCATGTCGAGGACCGGGTTCTACTAAAAGGCTCACCTAGGAAAGGCGTGGTACGTTTTGGAAaaaggggcaagcttaatccgcgatacgttggacctttcaaaattacCGAGAGAATCGGTAAGGTGGCTAACAAACTGAATATGCCTGACGAGCTAAATGTggtacacaacgttttccacgtattgaatctgaagaagtgtttgtcataTGAAACCCTTatcgttccttttaaggaactcactaccGATGATCAGCTGCAtttcatcgaggaaccagttaAAATTATAGATAAGGAAATCAAGACACTTAAGCACAACAAGATACTTATTGTTCGCATTCATTGGAATtctcgtcgtggcccagagtttacctgggaacgggaaGACCAAATGATGCCCAACTATCCTTAG